One part of the Halopenitus persicus genome encodes these proteins:
- a CDS encoding DUF790 family protein, which translates to MLRKDHLRVSRAGGGYAPQFVDADDRALAERLLETFRSHVGDRHGDLRTRLDDLEADADDFKLVRGLASLLEREATFETRSPLPPQRARRKAFEAAESVGVATDSERERALEAAADALGVESTAVSESLYADREDEQVLVEFEPRWDAGTLLEQYNLSLAQTALFDATEVRVRSADPKRLVTATKRLGLLYELERTDAGRELVVTGPDALFRRTRRYGAAFARLLRSVAAAPEWRLTATIDDRGTERTMTLTDADVSVPGVDPLAEPAFDSGVEADFAGRFRSLGLDWTLVREPEPLETGTSVMIPDFAFDYDHADFRVFFEVMGFWTPEYVAKKLSQLEAVESVDLLVAVDESLSVGEEIAAADHRVVTYSGSVRVKDVVDVLREYETDLLADAAADLPEVIRPNEDVIELEAIADRHGVGVDALAEVTFPDHERLGGTLVRPAVLADLEDRLEPGTSLEAAEDAFRSVGITETSPVLSRLGYRTEWDGLSGGTIRRREP; encoded by the coding sequence GTGCTTCGAAAGGACCACCTCCGCGTCTCGCGGGCGGGCGGGGGCTACGCACCGCAGTTCGTCGACGCCGACGACCGAGCGCTCGCGGAACGGCTCCTCGAAACGTTTCGAAGCCACGTCGGCGATCGACACGGAGACCTTCGGACCCGACTCGACGACCTCGAGGCGGACGCCGATGACTTCAAACTCGTCCGCGGACTCGCGTCGCTGCTCGAGCGCGAGGCGACGTTCGAGACGCGCTCGCCGCTGCCCCCCCAGCGGGCCCGCCGGAAAGCCTTCGAGGCCGCAGAGTCGGTCGGCGTCGCGACCGACTCGGAACGTGAACGGGCCCTCGAGGCCGCCGCGGACGCGCTCGGCGTCGAGTCGACCGCGGTGTCGGAATCGCTGTATGCCGACCGTGAGGACGAGCAGGTTCTCGTCGAGTTCGAGCCGCGGTGGGACGCGGGGACGCTCCTCGAGCAGTATAACCTCTCGCTGGCCCAGACCGCGCTCTTCGACGCGACCGAGGTTCGCGTCCGGTCGGCCGACCCGAAGCGACTCGTCACCGCGACGAAGCGGCTCGGACTGTTGTACGAGCTCGAGCGCACCGATGCGGGACGCGAGCTCGTGGTCACCGGCCCCGACGCCCTGTTTCGTCGCACCCGTCGATACGGAGCCGCCTTCGCCCGGCTGCTGCGGTCGGTCGCGGCGGCTCCCGAGTGGCGGCTGACGGCCACGATCGACGACCGCGGCACCGAACGGACGATGACGCTCACCGACGCGGACGTCTCCGTCCCGGGCGTCGACCCGCTGGCCGAGCCGGCGTTCGACAGCGGCGTGGAGGCGGACTTCGCCGGCCGGTTCCGGTCGCTCGGCCTGGACTGGACGCTGGTCCGTGAACCCGAACCGCTCGAGACCGGCACGAGCGTGATGATCCCCGATTTCGCCTTCGACTACGACCACGCCGACTTCCGGGTGTTCTTCGAGGTGATGGGCTTTTGGACCCCGGAGTACGTCGCCAAGAAGCTCTCCCAACTCGAGGCGGTCGAGTCGGTCGACCTGCTTGTGGCAGTCGACGAGTCCCTCAGCGTCGGCGAGGAGATCGCGGCGGCCGACCACCGGGTGGTGACCTATTCGGGGTCGGTTCGCGTGAAGGACGTCGTCGACGTGCTCCGGGAGTACGAGACGGATCTGTTGGCCGACGCCGCGGCGGATCTCCCCGAGGTGATCCGCCCCAACGAGGACGTCATCGAGCTCGAGGCGATCGCCGATCGCCACGGCGTCGGCGTCGACGCCCTCGCGGAGGTGACCTTCCCCGACCACGAACGGCTCGGCGGAACCCTCGTTCGACCGGCCGTCCTGGCCGACCTCGAGGACCGTCTCGAGCCCGGAACGAGCCTCGAGGCCGCCGAGGACGCCTTCCGATCGGTCGGCATCACCGAGACGAGCCCGGTTCTGTCCCGGCTTGGGTACCGAACCGAGTGGGACGGGTTATCCGGCGGGACGATCCGACGGCGGGAACCGTAG
- a CDS encoding 2Fe-2S iron-sulfur cluster-binding protein: MSEYTVEFAGTGESIEVSDTQTILNACLEEGIAQEYSCRVGMCLACSARILEGEVTQPAARGLTDEEAEEYALTCMARPQSDLTLDRGAYPPSIEDAVGADADPGTDDAATADD; the protein is encoded by the coding sequence ATGTCCGAGTACACCGTCGAGTTCGCCGGCACCGGCGAGTCGATCGAGGTGTCCGACACGCAGACGATCCTCAACGCCTGTCTCGAGGAGGGGATCGCCCAGGAGTACTCCTGCCGCGTCGGTATGTGTCTGGCCTGCTCGGCCCGCATCCTCGAGGGCGAGGTCACACAGCCGGCAGCACGGGGACTGACGGACGAGGAAGCCGAGGAGTATGCGCTCACCTGTATGGCTCGTCCGCAGTCGGACCTCACGCTCGACCGCGGCGCGTACCCGCCGAGCATCGAGGACGCCGTCGGTGCCGATGCTGATCCGGGAACCGACGACGCGGCCACCGCGGACGACTGA
- the mvaD gene encoding phosphomevalonate decarboxylase MvaD, giving the protein MKATARAHPIQGLVKYHGMRDEQLRLPYHDSISVCTAPTATTTTVEWEPDAAVDTFRIDGDVVEGRAAERIGLVTDHVRELAGFDHAVRFESRNSFPSNIGFGSSSSGFAAAATALVEAAGLDLSRPEISTVARRGSSSAARAVTGAYSILETGLNDGDCRARRLPVGEGEDGFDPEADLRIVAAHVPAYKETEEAHREAAASHMFDARMAHVHEQLAEMTDALRAGSFDRMFELAEHDSLSLTATTMTGPAGWVYWQPETIAVFNAVRELREEDVPVYFSTDTGASVYVNTREEYVDEVESRIAEIGIETDVWSVGGPARVLDSSESLF; this is encoded by the coding sequence ATGAAAGCCACCGCGCGAGCCCACCCGATACAGGGACTCGTGAAGTACCACGGGATGCGCGACGAGCAGCTTCGGCTCCCGTATCACGACAGCATCAGCGTCTGTACGGCGCCCACCGCGACGACGACGACGGTCGAGTGGGAGCCCGACGCCGCCGTCGACACCTTCCGCATCGACGGCGACGTCGTCGAGGGGAGGGCCGCCGAGCGGATCGGGCTGGTGACCGACCACGTCCGGGAGCTTGCCGGGTTCGACCACGCGGTTCGCTTCGAGAGCCGGAACTCCTTCCCGTCGAACATCGGGTTCGGGTCCTCCTCCTCGGGCTTCGCCGCCGCCGCGACGGCGCTCGTGGAAGCCGCGGGCCTCGATCTGTCCCGGCCGGAGATCTCCACGGTCGCCCGCCGTGGGTCCTCCTCGGCCGCGCGCGCGGTGACCGGCGCGTACTCGATACTCGAGACGGGACTGAACGACGGGGACTGTCGCGCACGGCGGCTCCCGGTCGGGGAGGGCGAGGACGGGTTCGATCCCGAGGCGGACCTCCGGATCGTCGCCGCTCACGTCCCGGCGTACAAGGAGACCGAGGAGGCACACCGCGAGGCTGCGGCGAGCCACATGTTCGACGCGCGGATGGCGCACGTCCACGAGCAGCTGGCGGAGATGACCGACGCACTCCGGGCAGGCTCGTTCGACCGGATGTTCGAGCTCGCCGAGCACGATTCGCTCTCGCTGACGGCGACGACGATGACCGGTCCGGCCGGGTGGGTCTACTGGCAGCCCGAGACGATCGCGGTGTTCAACGCGGTTCGAGAGCTCCGGGAGGAGGACGTTCCGGTCTACTTCTCGACCGATACCGGCGCCTCAGTGTACGTCAACACGCGCGAGGAATACGTCGACGAGGTCGAATCCCGAATCGCCGAGATCGGGATCGAGACGGACGTCTGGTCGGTCGGCGGCCCCGCACGCGTCCTCGATTCGAGCGAGTCGCTGTTCTGA
- a CDS encoding DEAD/DEAH box helicase: MTVRLRYDDGTIRIDADEPLPPLPGVSADERTGDVRAPAFRYAAIRRALEVAGRSVDDAVLATEPLSLSTAYDLRPYQREALDAWVDADRRGVVELPTGAGKTVVAIAAMADRGRPTLVVVPTIDLLEQWRSELEREFDVPIGQFGGGEQRHEPITVSTYDSAYLKADDVGDSFGFVVFDEVHHLGGEGYRDIARLLPAPERLGLTATFERPDGAHRAIEELVGPLVYAVDADSLAGEHLAPYDVRRLEVELTDDERERYERQQGVFVEYLRESGLTLTSGSDYRKLVKRSGRDPRAREALLAKQRAREIMMNAERKRDVLERLLERHREDRVIVFTAHTDLVYALSERFLLPAITSETGAAERREILERFRDGTYSRVIAANVLDEGIDVPDANVAVVLSGSGSEREFTQRVGRVLRPKEDGGRATVYELVTADTAEERVAARRR, from the coding sequence ATGACCGTACGGCTCCGCTACGACGACGGGACGATCCGGATCGATGCCGACGAGCCGCTGCCGCCGTTGCCGGGCGTGTCCGCCGACGAGCGCACCGGGGACGTTCGTGCACCGGCGTTTCGATACGCGGCGATCCGGCGGGCGCTCGAGGTGGCCGGTCGGTCGGTCGACGACGCCGTCCTGGCGACCGAGCCGCTGTCGCTGTCGACCGCCTACGACCTGCGGCCGTATCAGCGCGAGGCGCTCGACGCGTGGGTGGACGCCGATCGGCGTGGCGTCGTGGAGCTGCCCACCGGCGCCGGCAAGACGGTCGTCGCGATCGCCGCGATGGCCGATCGCGGTCGACCGACGCTGGTGGTCGTGCCGACGATCGACCTCCTCGAACAGTGGCGGTCGGAGCTCGAGCGCGAGTTCGACGTCCCGATCGGCCAGTTCGGCGGCGGCGAGCAGCGTCACGAGCCCATCACGGTCTCGACGTACGACTCTGCGTACCTGAAGGCCGACGACGTCGGCGACTCGTTCGGGTTCGTCGTCTTCGATGAGGTCCACCACCTCGGCGGCGAGGGGTATCGCGACATCGCGCGCCTCCTTCCTGCGCCAGAGCGGCTCGGGCTGACGGCGACCTTCGAGCGCCCCGACGGCGCACACCGGGCCATCGAGGAGCTCGTCGGTCCGCTCGTGTACGCCGTCGACGCCGACTCCCTCGCCGGTGAACACCTCGCGCCCTACGACGTCCGTCGTCTCGAGGTCGAGCTGACCGACGACGAGCGGGAACGGTACGAGCGCCAGCAGGGCGTGTTCGTCGAGTACCTCCGGGAGTCGGGGCTCACGCTGACCAGCGGCAGCGACTATCGGAAGCTCGTCAAACGGTCCGGACGGGACCCGCGAGCACGGGAGGCGCTGTTGGCCAAACAGCGCGCCCGGGAGATCATGATGAACGCGGAGCGAAAGCGGGACGTCCTCGAGCGGCTCCTCGAGCGGCACCGCGAGGACCGCGTGATCGTCTTCACCGCCCACACGGACCTGGTTTACGCTCTCTCCGAGCGGTTTCTCCTCCCCGCGATCACCAGCGAGACCGGAGCTGCGGAGCGGCGGGAGATACTCGAACGGTTCCGCGACGGGACCTACTCACGGGTGATCGCCGCCAACGTGCTCGACGAGGGGATCGACGTGCCGGACGCGAACGTCGCGGTGGTTCTCTCCGGGTCCGGCAGCGAACGCGAGTTCACGCAACGGGTCGGGCGGGTGCTTCGTCCCAAGGAGGACGGCGGACGGGCGACCGTCTACGAGCTCGTGACGGCGGACACTGCGGAGGAACGCGTTGCGGCCCGTCGCCGCTAG